A region of the Drosophila subobscura isolate 14011-0131.10 chromosome J, UCBerk_Dsub_1.0, whole genome shotgun sequence genome:
AGGTCTCCCCGAGGTCTCGCGCTGGAGGGCTTCTCGGATAACACCCGCCGTGTGGGGGCATATCCATTTCCCACTGCTTAagggcagacagagagagatagagagcggAGCGTGTGGCAGAGTTCACGCTGAATGTGCAGCAAATTACAAAGCTCACTGGATGGGGCAGCCCAGTGCTGTCCTGCTGCCAAAAGGGGTTTTCTTGGGTTTgaattacagcagcagcagaggcgagAGTCAACGCGgttcagacagacagacagacggacggagtGTGTCTGCCGGTTCGCAGACATTTGCCAGACACCTTGCCTCTGGGGGGAGGGAGAAGCACAATGGTGTGGGAGACACCTTGCCTCAAGGGGCAGGAATGTGGAAGTGGGAAGAGACACCTACTACCCAGGGgtgttgcagtggcagccacaaaagtgcCAGCACTGTCAGAAGATCATTCCCTCAGGGGTTGCATGCCGGTAATCTTTACCACCCAAAAGCCACGCCACTTGGAATAATCAGAGCAAAAGgttccacactcacacacgactgcactcccctcccctcctctGCTCGCTCAGTTTTTGGGGCAACGTCTCATCTTGGGCTGCTCCTTCGGCGCCAAGTTGCACGCttaatgaaatgcaataaaaaagaatCAGAATCAAAGTCGTAGGAACTTTTGCTCCTCATTCGAGAAGAGCAAACTTTTGTAATAAAATGTTCATTAGTGTTTGGAGCACCCGCAGAGTCCGTGCGGCAGCCTCCTCCTACTGCagcagtccctgtccctgtccctgccacaACCctccatatgtgtgtgtgtgtggctcgcGGCTCTGCGGATGAATTGCAGTTTTAATGTGTTGCAAGCACTTTAACTAACTGAGaaatccacagcagcagaagcagcagcagcagcagcaaaaaactcCGCAGATTGCGGACACcacacagagagcaagagGAGGCATGCCCCCAACATGAAATCCAACTTTTGCCGCGTAATTAAAACCGTAAAGCATTGGGGCCCCAAAGTGGGGACAAGCGCCCTTTAAACTGATTAGCGCCACGAGTTTCACGAGTTTTTCGTTTTGGAGTTTCGCGAGTGTCCGCCGAGTGGTCAAGAGGTGGCACATAACCCCGCTCTACACCAAGGAGTGCACTCCAATTAAATGCGGTAAAAACTCAAATTTAATGGCGCAAGggcttatattttatttctaaaAGGGTCTTTAAATGAGTCAAATATtgcattaaattttatttagattttccttttgcatcATTCAGGCGATTTTCTATAAAAGAAtttacaaaaagaaacatttaaaattttgttgttgaattttagAGAGTTTTAAGGAAGCAACGCCTTTAATTTAgggaaaaattcaaatttcctTTGGGCATCaaacgaaaatggaaatgaaatttgtttgccgaGCACCCTTTAGACTTTTCTTGTAGagttttaaagaatttttattttttgtagttttcttTTACCCCTTCCCATAGCCTTGCCCATGTTGATTCAGGATTCTTTGTTGATTCTTTCAGTCAGAgatctatttatttattcattccCGATGACTTACTCCCACAAAAAGTCAGAGCCAATTTGGATTTGTCCATTTGGGATATTTTTGccttcttctttggcttttgtctccttctgctccttttcTTTCATCTCTTCTGCTACTTTAATTGTCTTTTGCTCCTTCGGAACAATACTCTCCTCTCAGACTTTTGGCAGCCGAAAAGTAGGACATGTCCATGGGAACCGTTCCAAAAATGTCCCTTTTGACCGgaccatttgtgtgtgttttaatttggtttgttttctgGCGACCACAGGAACCAATTTCGAATGCCCATTGCCCAGTGCCCGCTCggttttttgccaatttttcgGGGTTTGTTGGGGGATTAGGAGGGACAATAATTCCAACAAATTCCACAATTACTACTTGAATGCAATGTTTATGTTCAATTATCGTTTCAGCAATGGGTCCCCAGAGCAGCACAGAATCCTGTGTACCCAGGgctctctcttctcctctgCTGCCGTTCATTGattgacatttttattatgcATATTCGCTGGACTGCTATCCTTCCTCGCACTACTacgcttccttccttcctttctgctctttctgctatttcctttcctcttccttcaaataacaataaatttacaatttgtcTTTGGCATTGGCCATAATGACCTccgtccacacacacacacacacacacacagggagaaaAAAGGGACCTTAATCCAATAGATAAATTTCGACCAAATTCCTTGGCTTCTGCGGCGGCATGTCTGTCCACCCCACAATGTGGCCATCCTCCCACGCTTTTCCCTCCACCACCATTTGGGTTCTGTGGCGGACACTCTCATTACTTGTCCATTATTATTGGCCTTCCATTGGCATTACATTcttcaatcaatttttcaatttccatttccatccaCGATTCACAATTGGCCGTCAAAgtcgctgtccgctgtccccTGCCATGGCTGCCCTCTGGCTTCTCAACCATAaagaaaatttgcattttccgtcccgtctttccttttctttacACCGCTATCTCGCTCTTCCAGGGAGGACTTGCATTGCCCCCTTTAAAAAACTTTCAAATGGAACGATTTTTTGTTAGATTTTCAGCaagttttggccaaaaggatTCCCCCTCTCCAGGTTTCCACTGAACACTGAAGAGATCTTCTTTTCTAGAGTTTCTCTGCCTTCTCGGAAGCTGCTCTAGAGACGCGCCccttagcagcagcagcagcagcagccagttaCCAGTTACCAGATCCTAGATCTTGGTGATCTATCCCAGCCAGATCCTTCAACtgggaaaacacacaaatatcgCATTTGGCGTAACTTGAAGACAAGTGCCAGGACACAAAAAGTCACACAAATGAAACTCTGGGAAAAGCGGAAAGGACACGACGATGAAGGAAGGCAAGGACGCGGTCACGGACGCGCGGCACCTTGCTGTGTGGGAAACAAGTTGCGGAAATTCCTGgccagacgcagacacacatGTGTTTCGCACATGTTGATGGAGGAATTTCCCGCGAGTGCGCGCGATTTTAAGGGCAGCAAAGGAATCAAACGTCctcccacgcccacacaaGGTCCACGGTCCACGGCCCACAGTACCTGTGATTGACCTTGACAGGGAGTTGGCAatagagcgagaaagagagagactgagagagagagagtagtcTGCTTTGGGTCCAGAATGggagtgttgtgtgtgttttcttttttcgatGCGTGTCTGCCACAATGAAAATGTCCATCCAATGGACGTGTGAGGAAACGTGGGAAAAAAGGATTTACGATGGAGAGAACGGAATCTAAAGTCTGATGATGTGCCTGGTCATGGTAGCTAcgtatctgtgtgtccgtATCTGTGTTTATATGTACGGGAAGTATCTGTAGCTGTTAcctgttgcatgttgcacatGTTAAAAAGTCATCATAAATCTCAGTCCGAGGATGCACTCTCTttcgtctgtgtctgtgtgcggcAGAGATTCCCGTCGTAAGGCGTAGGAGGATGATGACTgtgcactgccactgccacggaaTCCTAGATGTGCATCCcactgcctctgtgtgtgtgtttgtattatCTATCAAAATCTGTGTAAATTCCCCGATTAACATGCAAAACACGTAACCACGTAGCCAGCAGATCCTGCCCCGGTAGCCTTGCCTTCCGTACTCCTTTTGTGCAACATTCCGTGACCTTTCCCGCGAATGGACTTAGTCTGCCCCAGGGAtcatgccacagcagcaatgcattgcaatggTGCCtaataatttgtataaatatttatttttgctacCGATTTTTATCTCTGCCCCTCCCTCAGccactgtctctgcctctgtaaAAAAAAGGTGTGAAATTTCAAACCCCTTGGAAGAAGGCAATGATCTGTTACCGGGAAtcacaagagagagaaagaatcaAGGATCGGATTCGATTTCGGGGACATGTTCTGCATTGCTAAAgatgatttttgatttgcatttctaacatccatccatccccccTCCACTTATTGCCGTGGCACGTTCCAGGGGTTGTAAAACTGTTAAACAAGAAGGAATAAAGGCTACCCTAAGCAATAAAAGAGAAACGCTATGAATTGGAACCCTAAAAACATAGAACTAGCCAAGTTTGAATGGTTATTCCACATCCTAACTATAATCGGAATGGTTTTAATGGTCATACATGATTCTAACAGAAAATCCCCTTAAGTTTAATGCGTATTCATCATCATCCCCTAAGAATTGGCCCAACACTAATGCGTATACATTACCCTCAAAGCTCTACATCATCTCCTCTGGATTTATCATAGTTTCCATAGGTTTTAATCGTATTCCATTAAAAACTACCAAATTTATGATCGCTATACCTCATCCCGACCCAAAAAGAACTTAATATAGTATATATTCTTCACATGCACACCCTCAAAgccatttttataaatatatcaacAATCAATCATCTTCCACTCCGCTCGATTCTCCCAATGGCCTTGAGGTGGTTCCCTTGTACTTTCGCAAGCGATCGTCAAGTGCTGGAGGTCTCATTGTCTGAATATTTCAtcacaaagacaaagagaaagaTCGTTCCGTAGAGACGCACTTCTTAGTCAATCAGTAAAGTAGTCTGGAGTGACATTGGTACTAGGTAAATGAGTCAATAATTGATTGCAAATTGATTGACTAATCCAATGCCACTCTCTAAGGGAATTTGATTGAACGGCTGGCTGCAGGCCTCGAACCTTTCCCATTGATAGAACGTGCTCGAGCTGCAGTGCCACCGCTTCAACATGTTCGTCGCAGCCAAATGCAAGAgtctgccacagagagagagcgtgagagcgCACACTCTTATAcggccaaacaaaaacacaacatgTTCGAGCTCGAGGGTTCGTCACTATATAAGGCCGGTGCCATGGGCCGAGACCGTCATTCCGCCGcaaaaatccaaaaccaaaaatattaaaataaagataaaacGTGTAGGAAAAACGTAGCAAAGCGAAGGCTGCGTTGGCGTGAGATTTCGAGAGaccgacaacagcaacagcaacaagaaatattcaaattgtcGACCGTTTGGATTCGTTTTCGTgcgtttcgtgtgtgtttgtgtgtgggtgttcgTTCAAGTCAccaaaatatttgatattcGCTTTATGCTccaaaaatgaattttatgaGCATTAAAACaaagtataaaatatacaaaaatcaagTGAAAGACAAcaatcagcaaacaaaaaccagcaaaagtGCAAGGAATTAAACTGGCAaactaaaaaagaaataagacGAAGAAAACATTTGGATTAAAAACGCATTTTGGATAAACgcaaaaaaatagaagcagttgcagcagcagaaaaagaagcaTAAGGTAAGCAAAAGGCCACGACCTTAATGACTGCAacgcaaacaacagcaaaaaccccAATAGAAACTGTcgcaaaaagggggaaaaaataaaagaaaagtcaTAGAAGGGGGGACTTGCAGTGTAATGAGTTTATTCAACCCGGTTGCAACTACAATTACAACGTGTTTTTTTAGGGGTGCAAGtggaatgcaaaatgcaaattacacTCGCGGGTCGCAAGGCAAAAACTATGTGAAATTCTtgtgacagacagacagatagacacaTTCCACATTGAGGAGTTggaattaattttgaataCTTAAAAGTATCTTTCGAAATCCATAGACAGGCAGACGGAAAGATATCTTCTTCATTTTGGGCTGCACTCATGCATGCGGTTCATGTTCATTCATGCTCTCCTGGGCATTCAGTGCAGCCAGTGGCAAGCAGCATGCCACATAGCAGCGGTAGCGGCGTTGGTGTCTTGCGCAAAATTGGTAAAAATgccataattaaaattaataaataaattaattaataaacaagaTTGGTagagtggcaagtggcacaGACTGCTGCGATTTCGTGTTATATTGAAATTGCTAGGCAACCAAACAAACGAACAACGAACCAAatccagccccaaccccaacacaaaaagaacgaaacgaaCCTCAGACTTTGCTAGTGGAGAGCGGGGAGCGGCAGGGGTTTTCGGTCAGTTGCTGGTGCTCCCACACAACATACACCATACCTACCACATGCCATACTCCTCACTCCTTTTTCTTGTGCAGGTGTGGGTCGAACTCAGACATAATTACAATAATACCAGACAACAAcagtaaaagcaacaacagcaacagcagaaatgAATGGCCATACCAATGCGTATGAGTGCAGGCGTCACAGCAGACAGACTTCAGACGCAACTtcagcgagagggagagagacttggacttggagaCAGCCACagtagagagagaaagagatatgGAAAAGCAGTTGTAGTTGGGATTATACCCTCTAATTAAATGTCTGACAATTATGAAAAGGAATATGCAGTCCAAGAGTTCAAGGAACTCTTAAAAAAAAGGGAAGGTAGAACAACTTAGCCAGTAGGGAAAATATTGATTAAGCCTGTAGATAATTTAACTAAATTTATGGCACAAAAAAACTGAGTTCCTCCAGGGTAACTCAAGTATTAAAGCACACCGCAAAAGCAAGTTTTTCTTGtggtctttttttttttggcgtagGCGCCGCGGCGCTGCGTTTGCAGAGGAagtgccagagacagaggtagaggcagagacgcgtTGGCGCGCTGCTGGCAGTTGAATTTTCGAATTGtgcaaggcaaaggcaaaagcccAAAGAAAATTGTATGATTTTTGATTCGCTTTCGATTCGAATTTGAAATGTACAACACAACAATTGTTGCTCACAAAAAGAATTAAAGAAGCTTTTTTTCGATCATTAGCGACACTGAATGTCGACTGTTGCGGCTGTTGAGGCTGCGGGGagctctctgtggctctgtgtgtaaTTGAATCGAATGCGATTaacataattttgtttgaaaaatgttgtcttttcgtttcgttgtcATTGCAAATTACTCCGTACAATAATGCGCCTAATGCCCCGACCATTAGCTGATTAGTTGGCCATTAGGCAACGGATGGCGATGAAGAGGAGATTTCAGCGGAGGCAACGCAGCACAAAATGCagttaaaaacaacaacaaaaacgttaCATAAATAGCGAAACGAAGGCCATGCCACACTCCAACGGAGAGAACCAACAATCAGGCTGGGGCAAAACTTTGACTATGCTTCATGGCTAATTttagagcgggagagagacaaGCCCcctaaaagaaaaacttttttttccaaaaGGCCCATCAAATTTTATGAGCAAGAAAaacagagtgagagtgagagagagagagagggagagggagatggaaaACGATGTTACTGGTGACCCAGTTTTTGCCAGGGAAAACAACCAGGAAGTGGATAAAGCCTCAAAACCATAAACAGAAAATCTCCTCCAAATTCCCACAAGAAtttccctccctccccacaccccacaaAGAAGTGTTGTAATTTCTCTTGTGTTTTGTTCGTGCAACGAGTTGCAACCAGAGAGGCAGGGCGGCAGACTTCATTTtatgaataatttatgcacttaattgatttgtttattgctTCTGTCTGTGGTTCAAGTTAATTAATTATCAACTTTAAATGCTTTTCCATTACAGAAGAACAGAGTGAAAATTCTTGGattaaaacagaaaaatggaaagcacaacagaaaccaaaatgCAAGTGGcagatgccactgccacaaagATGGAGAAGGTGGAGACCATCATTGACATTCCCGCTGCCGTCGTCACTGCCTGCCACTCTtcatcgtcgtcctcgtcggcGTCCTCCTCCTATGACACGGACTGCAGCACGGCCAGCAGTACCTGCTGCACGCGACAGGGCGAACATATCTACATGCAACGCGAGGCACTCACCATGCCCAtgtcctgccctgctgctgccacaacttTGGATGCATCTGGGGATGATATGGGTCTGCTGAAGTACGAGCATCGCAAGCACTGGCCCTGGTTTATCCTCGTAATCTCCATCATTGAGGTGAGCATTTTCCCCCCCAACAAATTTATTCGATATTCCCTTTGGgtatttgatatttatggtTATTACGAATCAATGCCCTCCCATAGAATAAAAACTTTATAAACACCCAAACTTTCAACGAAAAGCAATAGAAAATGATTCAAAAAGTGCTACAAAATGAGAGCGGAAGTTTTCCTTAGTTTTCCCCCCGTCTCctccctgtctgtgtgtgtgtctgtgtctctgcgtCTGACTTTGTGGCGCCTCCCCCGAAAATCGATTGTAAACAACTCGAAtaacacacaacagcaacagcaatggagAGACAGAACAggagagagagccaaaacaGCCGAAAGCTTTTCTTTTGAAGGGAAATTGTGGAAATGATTTGGCTAGAACCTAAAGTTAAGAAGAATGGGcacacccagagagagagagagagagagaaagcgagtCCTGCCCCACAGGGCGTATgaaatgttgttgtttgaacaaatgccaaaacgaAGGGGGAATCAACCCGTCCCGTACCGACccgtttggcatttgttttttctttttttggggacACCATCGCGTGCCAGACAGCACCAAGAACATAAATCAGAGGCAGGGAAATGAGGAAACCCCTTTGTGCAACCCTGTACTAAAATTCCTATTTTATATCCTTTGCCTTGCAGATTGCAATCTTTGCCTATGATCGCTACACCATGCCTGCCCAGAACTTTGGTCTGCCCGTGCCAATTCCCAGCGATTCGGTGCTTGTGTATCGACCCGATCGTCGCCTCCAGGTGTGGCGCTTCTTCAGCTACATGTTCCTGCACGCGAACTGGTTCCATTTGGGCTTCAACATCATCATTCAGCTGTTCTTCGGCATTCCCCTGGAGGTGATGCACGGCACGGCGCGCATTGGTGTCATCTATTTGGCCGGCGTCTTTGCGGGCTCCCTTGGGACGAGTGTCGTCGATTCGGAGGTGTTCCTGGTGGGCGCCAGTGGTGGCGTCTACGCGCTCTTGGCCGCCCATTTGGCCAACATCACCCTGAACTATGCGCACATGAAGTCTGCGTCCACACAACTCGGTTCGGTGGTTATTTTTGGTAAGTAAAACAGATACAACCCCCCATCCCGAGAGGCATCTTTACTAACCAAAAtccttttcc
Encoded here:
- the LOC117895699 gene encoding protein rhomboid, whose amino-acid sequence is MESTTETKMQVADATATKMEKVETIIDIPAAVVTACHSSSSSSSASSSYDTDCSTASSTCCTRQGEHIYMQREALTMPMSCPAAATTLDASGDDMGLLKYEHRKHWPWFILVISIIEIAIFAYDRYTMPAQNFGLPVPIPSDSVLVYRPDRRLQVWRFFSYMFLHANWFHLGFNIIIQLFFGIPLEVMHGTARIGVIYLAGVFAGSLGTSVVDSEVFLVGASGGVYALLAAHLANITLNYAHMKSASTQLGSVVIFVSCDLGYALYTQYFDGGDATTSASSAFAKGPQVSYIAHLTGALAGLTIGFLVLKNFGHREYEQLIWWLALGVYCAFTVFAIVFNLINTVTAQLMEEQGEVITQHLLHDLGVS